A segment of the Stegostoma tigrinum isolate sSteTig4 chromosome 44, sSteTig4.hap1, whole genome shotgun sequence genome:
ACCAGGCGCTGGAACGGCAGTTTGCGGATCAGCAGCTCGGTGGATTTCTGGTAGCGGCGGATCTcccgcagagccaccgtgccgggccGGTAGCGATGAGGCTTCTTCACTCCACCCGTGGCCGGAGCGCTCTTGCGGGCCGCTTTGGTCGCCAGCTGCTTGCGAGGAGCTTTTCCTCCGGTGGATTTGCGCGCTGTCTGCTTGGTTCTGGCCATTCTCTTCAACTCTCTGCAACAAACACGCAAGCTGCTGCTGTCACTGCCGAGCCTGCTGCGGCGGTGCCAATTTATGGGAATGGAGAGCCCGCCCTAGAGCTGGGATTGGATACAGTCCCGTCCCTCAACCCCTCTgagaaatgggaactgcagatgctggagaatccaagataataaagtgtgaagttggatgaacacagcaggccaagcagcatctcaggagcacaaaagctgacgtttcgggcctagaccaaacAGCTCCGGAAGGTACGGAAAAGGCAATAAAATAATTGTTGAATTCAGATTGGTTAACCTGAAATGACAGTTTGTCAATTTGAAAAAAGCCCGCCGATTTTAGGTTAAATatttaaaggaaaaataatgtCCGACGACGATAAAATCTGTACTTtgtgggattttttaaaaaccaaacttACAGTTAACGCGGAAAAGACGCGGGTTCATTGCCTGATCTGTCTCTAACAAGCAGGAGTAAAGCGGGGTGTTTTAACAAAGCCCAGATAAACGAATCAACCGGCCGCCTACCCCCCGTTAATGAATCTAAAAAACACCGCCGATTTAAGCATATTCAAAGCTAACAGGGTACTAAAGCTACACAATCTCAATTAATCGGCTCATTTTTATTTCACCCAGATATAAATAGTCCGAAAACTGTCACAGAGGGTAACAAGTCATTAAAATATCTGCATGCTTCCTTGAATGAAAACTGAACTGAATTCCTGGGAGGAATGAAATAGAAAAACTGCAATATGTAACATTTAGCATCAGGGCGAAATTACAAATCGAGATCTGAAATCCGGCTGCGGCACAGTACACCCTCGCTGTGTGCTGCCTTTCCTGTGCTCAGGTCTCCGTTCTCACTGCTTGATCTTTCTCTAACATTGGACACGAAATTAGTGTATTTTTGTAATGGAATGAGCCAAAATTAAAAGTCGCGAAAAATGTGAAATAACCAGCTGCAGTACACTGTCTCCTCCATATGTGCTGCCTTTTCCCATCCTCGGGTCTCCGCTCTCAATCGGAGGgtttgggtggctctgaaaagagccgttgggGTCGCTGGAAAAGGGACGAGTTGCTCAGCCGCCGAATCCATACAGCGTGCGGCCCTGGCGTTTCAGAgcgtacaccacatccatggcAGTCACCGTCTTGCGCTTGGCGTGTTCAGTGTAGGTCACCGCATCCCTGATCACATTCTCCAGGAAAACCTTCAGCACCCCGCGGGTCTCCTCGTAGATCAAGCCCGAGATGCGCTTGACCCCGCCACGGCGAGCCAGGCGCCGGATGGCTGGTTTCGTGATGCCCTGGATGTTATCACGGAGCACTTTGCGGTGCCGCTTCGCTCCGCCTTTTCCCAGGCCTTTGCCTCCTTTGCCTCTTCCAGACATCACGCTTTTTCAC
Coding sequences within it:
- the LOC132207036 gene encoding histone H4; this translates as MSGRGKGGKGLGKGGAKRHRKVLRDNIQGITKPAIRRLARRGGVKRISGLIYEETRGVLKVFLENVIRDAVTYTEHAKRKTVTAMDVVYALKRQGRTLYGFGG
- the LOC132207046 gene encoding histone H3.2 codes for the protein MARTKQTARKSTGGKAPRKQLATKAARKSAPATGGVKKPHRYRPGTVALREIRRYQKSTELLIRKLPFQRLVRELGTMNFN